A region of Aquarana catesbeiana isolate 2022-GZ linkage group LG08, ASM4218655v1, whole genome shotgun sequence DNA encodes the following proteins:
- the LOC141105586 gene encoding RRP12-like protein — MAVTERSGATFLSGLSDCTNITFNKVQRFWESNSAAHKEICAVLAAVTEVIRSQGGKETETEYFAALMTTLEAVESAESLSAVAYLLNLVLKRVPGPVLIKKFSDTSKAFMDIMSSQATSGSTSALRWIVSCLSVLLPKQDLSAWSYPSTLQVYHGLLSFTVHAKPKVRKAAQLGVCSILKGSEFMFTDSAPAHHPAAQSTAKFCVQEIEKSGGSKEATTTLHMLTLLKDLLPCFPVSVVKSCCETLLKVMTLNHVMITACAMQAFHALFSAHSNANALSAKLNAQIITALYDYLPNENDLQPLLARLAVMEKAHATYHGCRVT, encoded by the exons atggCCGTCACAGAAAGATCCGGGGCCACCTTCCTCAGCGGCCTCTCCGATTGCACCAACATCACCTTCAACAAAGTCCAGAGATTCTGGGAGTCCAACTCGGCCGCTCACAAGGAG ATCTGTGCGGTTCTGGCTGCAGTAACAGAAGTGATCCGCTCTCAGGGAGGGAAGGAGACAGAAACGGAATACTTTGCTGCTCTG ATGACCACTCTGGAAGCTGTTGAGTCTGCGGAGTCGCTGTCTGCCGTTGCCTACCTGCTGAACCTGGTTCTGAAAAG GGTTCCGGGTCCTGTGCTGATTAAGAAATTCTCGGACACGTCTAAGGCCTTCATGGATATTATGTCCTCACAGGCCACCAGCGGCAGCACCTCCGCTCTTAGATGG atcgtttCATGTTTGTCAGTGTTGCTTCCGAAACAGGACCTGTCTGCATGGAGTTATCCCTCCACTCTGCAGGTGTACCATGGCTTACTGAGCTTCACTGTCCATGCAAAGCCAAAA gTGCGGAAGGCCGCTCAGCTTGGCGTGTGCTCCATCCTGAAAGGCAGCGAGTTCATGTTTACAGACTCCGCCCCCGCTCACCATCCTGCTGCCCAGTCCACCGCTAAATTTTGTGTCCAGGAGATCGAGAAATCGGGAG GCAGTAAAGAAGCCACCACAACGCTACACATGCTGACCCTGCTGAAGGATCTGCTGCCGTGTTTCCCTGTCAGTGTGGTCAAGTCTTGCTGTGAGACGTTACTGAAGGTCATGACCTTGAACCATGTG ATGATCACGGCTTGTGCCATGCAGGCGTTCCATGCCCTCTTCAGCGCTCACTCTAATGCCAATGCTCTGTCCGCCAAGCTCAATGCCCAGATCATCACA GCCCTGTATGACTATCTGCCCAATGAAAACGACCTGCAGCCTTTACTGGCCAGGCTGGCGGTAATGGAGAAAGCTCACGCAACTTATCACG GTTGCAGAGTGACCTGA